In Lotus japonicus ecotype B-129 chromosome 5, LjGifu_v1.2, one genomic interval encodes:
- the LOC130718747 gene encoding dormancy-associated protein homolog 3 isoform X2: MGLLDHLWDDTVAGPPPENGLGKLRKHHTFASRSSPGKELADAAGSVRPYGVDSPEDATRVTRSIMIVKPPGYQSPSGSAPASPAGSTPPVSPFSAPLSPFSGKEPESRFGFEEGRHQMRTRRLQAKKDQALLLLSMCEK, from the exons ATGGGCCTTCTTGATCACTTGTGGGACGACACCGTCGCCGGACCTCCGCCGGAGAACGGCCTCGGAAAGCTCCGAAAGCACCACACCTTCGCTTCCCGATCTAGCCCCGGCAAAG AATTAGCAGACGCCGCCGGAAGCGTGAGACCCTACGGTGTAGATTCGCCGGAGGATGCGACGAGAGTGACACGTAGTATCATGATCGTGAAACCACCTGGTTACCAGAGTCCTAGTGGATCTGCTCCGGCTTCGCCTGCGGGCTCTACTCCCCCGGTGTCTCCATTTTCTGCTCCATTGTCTCCGTTTTCGGGTAAg GAACCAGAGAGTCGTTTCGGTTTCGAAGAAGGTCGACATCAGATGCGTACGAGAAGGCTGCAAGCGAAAAAAGACCAAGCCCTTCTTCTCCTTTCCATGTGTGAGAAATGA
- the LOC130718747 gene encoding dormancy-associated protein homolog 3 isoform X4 — MGLLDHLWDDTVAGPPPENGLGKLRKHHTFASRSSPGKELADAAGSVRPYGVDSPEDATRVTRSIMIVKPPGYQSPSGSAPASPAGSTPPVSPFSAPLSPFSESRFGFEEGRHQMRTRRLQAKKDQALLLLSMCEK, encoded by the exons ATGGGCCTTCTTGATCACTTGTGGGACGACACCGTCGCCGGACCTCCGCCGGAGAACGGCCTCGGAAAGCTCCGAAAGCACCACACCTTCGCTTCCCGATCTAGCCCCGGCAAAG AATTAGCAGACGCCGCCGGAAGCGTGAGACCCTACGGTGTAGATTCGCCGGAGGATGCGACGAGAGTGACACGTAGTATCATGATCGTGAAACCACCTGGTTACCAGAGTCCTAGTGGATCTGCTCCGGCTTCGCCTGCGGGCTCTACTCCCCCGGTGTCTCCATTTTCTGCTCCATTGTCTCCGTTTTCGG AGAGTCGTTTCGGTTTCGAAGAAGGTCGACATCAGATGCGTACGAGAAGGCTGCAAGCGAAAAAAGACCAAGCCCTTCTTCTCCTTTCCATGTGTGAGAAATGA
- the LOC130718747 gene encoding dormancy-associated protein homolog 3 isoform X1 translates to MGLLDHLWDDTVAGPPPENGLGKLRKHHTFASRSSPGKELADAAGSVRPYGVDSPEDATRVTRSIMIVKPPGYQSPSGSAPASPAGSTPPVSPFSAPLSPFSGKRVVSVSKKVDIRCVREGCKRKKTKPFFSFPCVRNESMITLSLHG, encoded by the exons ATGGGCCTTCTTGATCACTTGTGGGACGACACCGTCGCCGGACCTCCGCCGGAGAACGGCCTCGGAAAGCTCCGAAAGCACCACACCTTCGCTTCCCGATCTAGCCCCGGCAAAG AATTAGCAGACGCCGCCGGAAGCGTGAGACCCTACGGTGTAGATTCGCCGGAGGATGCGACGAGAGTGACACGTAGTATCATGATCGTGAAACCACCTGGTTACCAGAGTCCTAGTGGATCTGCTCCGGCTTCGCCTGCGGGCTCTACTCCCCCGGTGTCTCCATTTTCTGCTCCATTGTCTCCGTTTTCGGGTAAg AGAGTCGTTTCGGTTTCGAAGAAGGTCGACATCAGATGCGTACGAGAAGGCTGCAAGCGAAAAAAGACCAAGCCCTTCTTCTCCTTTCCATGTGTGAGAAATGAGAGCATGATCACTTTGTCCCTCCATGGATGA
- the LOC130718747 gene encoding dormancy-associated protein homolog 3 isoform X3, with translation MGLLDHLWDDTVAGPPPENGLGKLRKHHTFASRSSPGKELADAAGSVRPYGVDSPEDATRVTRSIMIVKPPGYQSPSGSAPASPAGSTPPVSPFSAPLSPFSGTRESFRFRRRSTSDAYEKAASEKRPSPSSPFHV, from the exons ATGGGCCTTCTTGATCACTTGTGGGACGACACCGTCGCCGGACCTCCGCCGGAGAACGGCCTCGGAAAGCTCCGAAAGCACCACACCTTCGCTTCCCGATCTAGCCCCGGCAAAG AATTAGCAGACGCCGCCGGAAGCGTGAGACCCTACGGTGTAGATTCGCCGGAGGATGCGACGAGAGTGACACGTAGTATCATGATCGTGAAACCACCTGGTTACCAGAGTCCTAGTGGATCTGCTCCGGCTTCGCCTGCGGGCTCTACTCCCCCGGTGTCTCCATTTTCTGCTCCATTGTCTCCGTTTTCGG GAACCAGAGAGTCGTTTCGGTTTCGAAGAAGGTCGACATCAGATGCGTACGAGAAGGCTGCAAGCGAAAAAAGACCAAGCCCTTCTTCTCCTTTCCATGTGTGA
- the LOC130720925 gene encoding folate-binding protein 1 → MGYGFLLLLILFHPFLPHSSGKPSGVCVSQGGRFAPFKSEGSPPKKGPKDLTLCRVFRKRTCCDLAHTHPALLSVRKLASTGEASQECLHLWELLECSICDPHIGTRPGPPLVCASLCERIFEACSNAYFSMDVKTQLLAPCGVNDFVCGRAAEWASNGTDLCAAAGFRVKPSDIVHIPSEETYCYGDKASLGSVSDSWKASQSELTWKGENLRKFDDFQLWFMDMPLSERVLWAIGGMVLTAGLVFISKRKSHNQRQKLAAIKRAARKLEGRMPGMMAEQRLSNALENRKRVSR, encoded by the exons ATGGGATATGGCTTTCTGCTTCTGCTCATCCTCTTCCATCCCTTCCTTCCTCACTCCTCCG GTAAACCCAGTGGAGTGTGTGTCTCTCAAGGTGGTCGTTTTGCTCCCTTCAAATCAGAGGGTAGCCCTCCCAAAAAGGGTCCCAAAGATTTGACCCTTTGCCGGGTTTTTCGCAAAAGGACTTGCTGTGACCTAGCCCATACACATCCTGCTCTGCTCTCTGTAAGGAAGCTTGCTTCTACAGGAGAAGCTAGCCAAGAGTGCTTGCATTTATGGGAACTGTTGGAATGTTCCATATGTGATCCACATATTGGTACTCGGCCTGGACCTCCTCTGGTTTGTGCATCTTTATGTGAGAgaatttttgaggcatgctcaAATGCATACTTCTCTATGGATGTTAAAACACAG CTTCTAGCACCTTGTGGAGTAAATGACTTTGTATGTGGTAGGGCTGCTGAATGGGCCTCCAATGGTACAGATCTTTGTGCTGCTGCAGGTTTTCGAGTGAAACCATCTGATATTGTACATATTCCCTCAGAAGAAACATACTGCTATGGTGATAAAGCAAGTCTAGGTTCAGTATCTGATTCCTGGAAGGCTTCGCAGTCTGAGTTGACCTGGAAAGGTGAGAACCTGAGGAAGTTTGACGATTTCCAACTATGGTTCATGGATATGCCATTAAGCGAAAGAGTTTTGTGGGCTATTGGAGGGATGGTTCTAACAGCAGGCTTGGTGTTCATAAG CAAAAGGAAAAGCCACAACCAACGCCAGAAACTAGCAGCTATAAAGCGCGCTGCGAGGAAGCTGGAAGGCAGGATGCCAGGCATGATGGCGGAACAACGGCTTTCTAATGCTCTAGAAAATAGGAAAAGAGTTTCCAGATGA
- the LOC130720387 gene encoding 60S ribosomal protein L18-like — MGIDLKAGGKSKKKNRTAPKSNDIYLKLLVKLYRFLVRRTGSKFNAVILKRLFMSKVNKPPLSLSRLVKFMKGKDGKIAVVVGTVTDDIRVYEVPTLKVTALRFTETARARIEKAGGECLTFDQLALAAPLGQGTVLLRGPKNAREAVRHFGRAPGVPHSHTKPYVRSKGRKFEMARGKRNSRGFKV, encoded by the exons ATG GGGATTGATCTGAAGGCAGGAGGTAAgagcaagaagaagaacagaACAGCACCCAAGTCCAATGATATCTACCTCAAGCTTCTAGTCAAG CTTTATCGCTTCCTTGTTCGGAGAACTGGAAGCAAGTTTAATGCTGTGATACTCAAGCGCTTGTTCATGAGCAAGGTTAACAAGCCTCCACTCTCATTGTCAAGGCTGGTCAAGTTTATGAAGGGGAAG GATGGTAAGATCGCTGTGGTGGTGGGGACTGTAACTGATGATATTCGTGTTTATGAGGTTCCAACCTTGAAGGTTACCGCTCTTAGGTTTACTGAGACAGCACGGGCAAGAATAGAAAAGGCCGGTGGTGAATGCTTGACATTTGATCAGTTGGCTCTTGCAGCTCCTCTGGGACAGGGCACG GTCCTTCTTAGAGGCCCTAAGAATGCTCGTGAGGCTGTGAGGCACTTTGGTCGTGCTCCTGGTGTGCCACACAGCCACACCAAGCCTTATGTGCGATCAAAGGGAAGGAAGTTTGAGATGGCTAGAGGAAAGAGGAACAGTCGAGGATTCAAAGTTTGA